The proteins below are encoded in one region of Argonema galeatum A003/A1:
- a CDS encoding response regulator — protein MVDDHELTRLSLKFALSNQKNIELVGLACNGLEAIRMVERYHPDVVILDLQMPVMDGWSASSCIKNIYPQAQIIAYSAVEQQQAAAMNPKASVDAFCSKEAATHDLIELVKELGHRSGSISEFP, from the coding sequence GTGGTTGACGATCACGAACTCACTCGGCTGAGCCTGAAGTTTGCCCTTTCTAACCAAAAGAATATCGAGCTGGTTGGCTTAGCCTGTAACGGCCTAGAGGCCATTAGAATGGTTGAACGCTACCACCCTGATGTCGTCATTCTCGATTTGCAGATGCCGGTCATGGACGGTTGGAGTGCCTCTAGCTGCATCAAAAATATATATCCCCAAGCGCAAATCATCGCTTACTCAGCAGTGGAACAGCAACAAGCTGCCGCCATGAACCCGAAGGCAAGCGTTGATGCCTTTTGCAGCAAAGAAGCAGCCACTCACGATCTGATCGAGCTAGTCAAAGAACTAGGTCACCGGAGTGGCAGCATTAGTGAATTTCCCTAA
- the ppk1 gene encoding polyphosphate kinase 1: MAKTKKTTTAINLNDPQYYFSRELSWLEFNRRVLCEAIDPRTPLLERLKFMAIFSSNIDEFFMVRVAALKQQVEAKVSRLSPDGRTPSEQLDGISHRLRPQVAEQHQHFEQQLRPMLVKHGVNILDYIDLNQEQRTYLQKYFEEQIFPVLTPLAVDPSHPFPYISNLSLNLAVVIQDPETGEEFFARVKVPKVLPRFLRLPDELQDKLAIWTGVPLEQVMAHNLASLFPGMNIQECHPFRITRNADLAVEEDEAEDLLLAIEQELRKRRMGRSVVRLEIQATTSEPVLKMLMQELSLNQNDVYEIEGLLGLSDLMSFMELPAPDLKDPVWSPVIPPRLRRIVEPDGPHFQRETEEGEDFFSVIRAADLLLHHPYYSFAATVQRFITQAAHDPNVLAIKMTLYRTSGDSPIVNALIAAAENGKQVAVLVELKARFDEENNILWARKLEQAGVHVVYGLVGLKTHTKVVLVVRREDDRIRRYVHIGTGNYNPKTARVYTDLGILSCREDLGADLTDLFNYLTGYSRQRSYRKLLVAPVNLRDRMTSLILREAEHCQKGGSGRIVAKMNALVDPKIIATLYEASRAGVQIDLIVRGMCCLRPGLPDLSENIRVISIVGRFLEHSRIYYFHNAGQEEVYIGSADWMTRNLDRRVEALAPVEDTNLAKDLQEILGIMLADNRKAWELQPDGNYIQRRPADNGREQNAQTILMEMALNSAGLA, from the coding sequence ATGGCTAAAACCAAAAAGACTACCACTGCCATTAACCTCAACGACCCGCAATATTACTTCAGTCGGGAATTGAGCTGGTTAGAGTTTAACCGCCGAGTTCTCTGTGAAGCGATCGATCCTCGCACGCCTCTCCTGGAACGTCTTAAGTTCATGGCGATTTTTAGCTCAAATATAGATGAGTTCTTTATGGTTCGCGTCGCGGCGCTGAAGCAACAGGTGGAAGCAAAGGTAAGTCGTCTGTCACCAGATGGTCGGACGCCAAGCGAACAACTGGATGGAATTAGCCACCGACTGCGCCCCCAGGTGGCCGAACAGCATCAGCATTTCGAGCAACAATTGCGACCCATGCTGGTCAAGCATGGAGTCAATATTCTGGACTACATAGACTTGAACCAGGAACAGCGGACTTACCTGCAAAAATATTTTGAAGAGCAAATTTTTCCAGTACTTACTCCCCTGGCGGTCGATCCCAGCCATCCTTTTCCCTACATCTCCAATCTAAGTCTGAATCTGGCTGTGGTGATTCAAGACCCCGAAACGGGAGAGGAATTTTTTGCGCGTGTAAAAGTTCCCAAAGTGTTGCCCCGGTTTTTACGCTTGCCAGATGAATTGCAGGACAAATTGGCAATCTGGACAGGAGTTCCCCTAGAACAAGTAATGGCCCATAATCTGGCATCTTTGTTTCCTGGCATGAATATTCAGGAATGTCACCCTTTCCGAATTACTCGCAACGCTGATTTGGCGGTGGAAGAGGATGAAGCAGAAGATCTCCTGTTGGCTATAGAACAGGAACTTCGCAAACGCCGGATGGGCCGATCGGTGGTGCGGCTGGAAATTCAAGCTACCACTTCCGAACCAGTGCTAAAGATGCTGATGCAGGAGTTGTCTTTAAACCAAAATGATGTCTATGAAATCGAGGGTTTGCTGGGACTGAGCGATTTAATGTCTTTTATGGAATTACCAGCCCCAGATTTGAAAGACCCTGTGTGGAGTCCCGTAATACCTCCTCGCTTGCGACGAATTGTCGAACCCGATGGGCCCCATTTCCAGCGGGAGACAGAAGAAGGAGAAGATTTTTTCAGCGTTATTCGCGCTGCGGATTTACTGCTACACCACCCCTATTACTCTTTTGCGGCGACGGTACAGCGTTTCATTACCCAGGCGGCACACGACCCAAATGTGCTGGCGATTAAAATGACTCTCTACCGCACTTCAGGAGATTCGCCGATCGTCAATGCTTTGATTGCAGCGGCGGAAAATGGCAAGCAGGTGGCGGTATTGGTAGAACTGAAAGCTCGTTTTGATGAAGAAAACAATATCCTCTGGGCGCGCAAGCTAGAACAAGCTGGGGTTCATGTGGTGTACGGTTTGGTAGGTCTAAAGACTCACACTAAAGTAGTACTCGTAGTACGTCGAGAGGACGATCGCATTCGTCGCTATGTCCATATTGGCACTGGCAACTACAATCCTAAGACAGCCCGTGTTTATACGGATCTGGGTATTTTAAGTTGTCGTGAAGATTTGGGGGCCGATCTTACAGATCTGTTTAATTATTTGACTGGCTATTCCCGACAACGGTCTTACCGTAAGCTGTTGGTAGCACCAGTGAATCTGCGCGATCGCATGACTTCCCTGATCCTGCGAGAGGCAGAACATTGCCAAAAAGGTGGTTCCGGTCGCATTGTCGCCAAAATGAATGCCTTGGTCGATCCCAAAATTATTGCTACACTCTATGAAGCCTCGCGAGCGGGCGTCCAAATCGATCTGATTGTGCGCGGAATGTGCTGTCTGCGTCCGGGACTCCCAGATTTGAGCGAAAATATCCGCGTTATCAGCATTGTGGGGCGATTTTTAGAACACTCTCGGATTTATTATTTTCATAATGCAGGTCAAGAGGAAGTTTATATTGGCAGTGCCGATTGGATGACTCGCAACCTCGATCGACGGGTGGAAGCTCTAGCACCTGTAGAAGACACAAATCTAGCCAAAGATTTACAAGAAATCCTGGGAATTATGCTGGCAGATAACCGCAAAGCTTGGGAATTACAGCCAGATGGCAATTACATCCAACGGCGTCCGGCTGACAACGGCAGAGAGCAAAATGCACAAACGATTTTGATGGAAATGGCGCTTAACTCAGCTGGTCTAGCTTAA